A genome region from Sander vitreus isolate 19-12246 chromosome 21, sanVit1, whole genome shotgun sequence includes the following:
- the slc4a1b gene encoding solute carrier family 4 member 1b (Diego blood group) isoform X2 translates to MKDQKQQTYWQETGRWMGYEESFDPQTGVWVSSSISYLTFKSLIQLRRTMNTGVTVFDCEEQTLASIAEKMVKEMVKKKAIRPEDQEGVLKSLLQNRSQSDDPESQALTDGVDLQKFSVKDKRNESDGVEASMVLVGALDFLERPTVAFVRLKEAVVLDSALEAPVPVRFVFALVGPTKSDMDYRETGRAMAALMADKVFNQAAFQAKSNIELKCALDDFMDCSIVIPPTEIQNEAMLSSIISFQKKLLQDRSQSYDPMLCLDSRPRRVSIFTGPPPEDPLSRTGQPFGGMIRDIKRRYQYYKSDITDALNAQVLAAVIFIYFAALSPAITFGGLLADKVDNMMGVSELLISTSIQGIIFCFVAAQPILVIGFSGPLLVFEEAFFAFCKSQEIEYIVGRVWVGVWLVIIVVIVVAFEGSFLVRFISRFTQEIFSILISLIFIYETFAKLGRIFKAHPLILNYDHLNATLENPWHPKVEELVLFDNVTGNATIVVKAIKPPYPNTALLSMCLMFGCFLIAFFLRQFKNGTFLPGKVRRLLGDFGVPIAIFLMIVVDYNIDDTYTQKLVVPKGLMVSNPSKRGWLINPFGEHKTLPVWVMFACCVPALLVFILIFLESQITTLIVSKPERKMVKGSGFHFDLLVLVGMGGLSAIFGVPWLSAATVRTVTHANALTVMSKGPKPVIEKVMEQRISGILVALLVGLSILMEPILKMIPMSALFGIFLYMGVTSLNGIQLWDRILLLLIPKKYHPEPYATRVSTGRMHLFTTIQVVCLAVLWIVKSSPVSLALPFILILTIPIRMFMTGRLFTEQEMKCLDADDAKVTFDEEPGQDVYCESQMPL, encoded by the exons ATGAAGGACCAGAAGCAGCAGACCTACTGGCAGGAGACGGGCCGATGGATGGGCTACGAGGAGAGCTTCGACCCCCAGACCGGGGTGTGGGTGTCTTCGAGCATCTCCTACCTCACCTTCAAGAGCCTCATCCAGCTCCGACGCACCATGAACACAG GCGTGACAGTTTTCGACTGTGAAGAGCAGACACTGGCCAGCATCGCAGAGAAGATGGTCAAAGAGATGGTTAAGAAGAAGGCGATAAGACCTGAAGACCAGGAGGGAGTGCTGAAATCTCTGCTTCAAAACCGCAG ccaatcagatgacCCGGAGAGCCAAGCCCTGACTGATGGGGTGGACCTGCAGAAGTTTTCAGTCAAGGACAAG AGGAATGAATCTGACGGTGTTGAGGCCTCCATGGTGCTAGTAG GAGCGTTGGACTTTCTGGAAAGGCCCACAGTCGCGTTTGTGCGTCTGAAGGAAGCAGTGGTACTCGACTCTGCCTTGGAGGCCCCAGTGCCCGTACGCTTTGTCTTTGCTCTGGTTGGCCCCACCAAGAGTGACATGGACTACCGCGAGACTGGCCGCGCTATGGCAGCACTAATGGCTGACAAA GTTTTCAATCAGGCAGCGTTTCAGGCAAAGAGCAACATTGAGCTGAAGTGCGCCTTGGACGACTTCATGGACTGCAGCATCGTCATCCCGCCCACAGAGATCCAGAACGAAGCGATGCTTAGCTCCATTATCAGCTTTCAGAAGAAGCTGCTGCAGGACAGATCCCAGTCCTATGATCCCATGCTCTGCCTGGACTCCAGACCTCGCAGGG TTTCCATCTTTACTGGTCCCCCACCTGAAGACCCCCTGTCCCGTACTGGTCAACCATTTGGCGGGATGATTCGAGATATAAAGAGGCGCTACCAGTACTACAAGAGTGACATCACAGATGCTCTTAACGCCCAGGTCCTTGCTGCCGTCATCTTCATCTACTTTGCCGCCCTCTCACCTGCCATCACCTTCGGGGGACTGCTGg CTGATAAGGTGGACAACATGATGGGCGTTTCAGAGCTTCTCATCTCCACCAGCATTCAGGGGATTATCTTCTGCTTCGTTGCTGCTCAGCCCATCCTGGTCATTGGTTTCTCCGGCCCTCTGTTAGTGTTTGAGGAGGCCTTCTTTGCC TTCTGCAAGTCCCAGGAAATTGAGTATATTGTGGGGAGAGTGTGGGTTGGAGTGTGGCTGGTCATCATTGTGGTGATCGTTGTGGCCTTTGAGGGCAGCTTCCTGGTGCGTTTCATCTCCCGCTTCACCCAGGAAATCTTCTCCATCCTCATCTCCCTCATCTTCATCTATGAAACCTTTGCCAAGCTAGGCAGG ATCTTTAAGGCTCATCCGCTGATTCTGAATTACGATCATCTGAATGCAACTCTAGAAAATCCCTGGCACCCAAAGGTGGAAGAGCTGGTCCTGTTTGACAATGTTACTGGCAACGCCACTATTGTTGTCAAAGCTATTAAGCCACCTTACCCCAACACAGCACTGCTCTCCATGTGCCTCATGTTTGGATGCTTCTTAATTGCTTTCTTCCTGCGCCAGTTCAAGAATGGCACTTTTCTTCCTGGGAAG GTCAGACGTTTGCTTGGTGACTTTGGTGTGCCCATTGCCATTTTCCTCATGATTGTTGTGGACTACAACATTGATGATACCTACACTCAG AAACTAGTGGTTCCCAAAGGTCTGATGGTGTCCAACCCATCCAAAAGAGGCTGGCTCATCAACCCCTTCGGAGAGCACAAGACACTACCTGTGTGGGTGATGTTTGCATGCTGTGTCCCCGCCTTGCTCGTCTTCattctgatctttctggagtCTCAGATCACAAC TCTGATTGTGAGTAAGCCTGAGAGGAAGATGGTCAAAGGTTCTGGGTTCCACTTTGACTTGCTGGTTTTAGTCGGCATGGGAGGGCTCAGTGCAATATTTGGTGTGCCGTGGCTCAGTGCTGCCACGGTGCGAACTGTCACCCACGCCAACGCCCTCACCGTCATGAGCAAAGGACCAAAGCCTGTGATTGAGAAGGTGATGGAGCAGAGGATCAGTGGCATTTTGGTGGCGTTGCTGGTTG GGCTGTCAATTCTGATGGAGCCAATCCTAAAGATGATTCCCATGTCGGCCTTGTTTGGGATCTTTCTCTACATGGGAGTAACGTCACTCAATGGCATCCAGCTGTGGGATCGTATACTGCTTCTGCTCATCCCTAAGAAATACCACCCTGAACCCTACGCCACCAGA GTGAGCACAGGACGAATGCACTTGTTCACAACCATCCAGGTAGTGTGCCTTGCAGTTTTGTGGATTGTTAAGTCCAGTCCAGTATCCCTCGCACTTCCTTTCATACTCATCCTCACCATCCCTATACGCATGTTTATGACCGGGCGTCTCTTCACTgaacaggaaatgaaatgt TTGGATGCTGATGATGCCAAAGTGACATTCGACGAGGAGCCGGGGCAGGATGTATACTGTGAATCTCAGATGCCATTGTAG
- the slc4a1b gene encoding solute carrier family 4 member 1b (Diego blood group) isoform X1 gives MKDQKQQTYWQETGRWMGYEESFDPQTGVWVSSSISYLTFKSLIQLRRTMNTGVTVFDCEEQTLASIAEKMVKEMVKKKAIRPEDQEGVLKSLLQNRSQSDDPESQALTDGVDLQKFSVKDKRNESDGVEASMVLVGALDFLERPTVAFVRLKEAVVLDSALEAPVPVRFVFALVGPTKSDMDYRETGRAMAALMADKVFNQAAFQAKSNIELKCALDDFMDCSIVIPPTEIQNEAMLSSIISFQKKLLQDRSQSYDPMLCLDSRPRRVSIFTGPPPEDPLSRTGQPFGGMIRDIKRRYQYYKSDITDALNAQVLAAVIFIYFAALSPAITFGGLLADKVDNMMGVSELLISTSIQGIIFCFVAAQPILVIGFSGPLLVFEEAFFAVSYNTESSQYFFNSFAWSEFNSTPVSFIQFCKSQEIEYIVGRVWVGVWLVIIVVIVVAFEGSFLVRFISRFTQEIFSILISLIFIYETFAKLGRIFKAHPLILNYDHLNATLENPWHPKVEELVLFDNVTGNATIVVKAIKPPYPNTALLSMCLMFGCFLIAFFLRQFKNGTFLPGKVRRLLGDFGVPIAIFLMIVVDYNIDDTYTQKLVVPKGLMVSNPSKRGWLINPFGEHKTLPVWVMFACCVPALLVFILIFLESQITTLIVSKPERKMVKGSGFHFDLLVLVGMGGLSAIFGVPWLSAATVRTVTHANALTVMSKGPKPVIEKVMEQRISGILVALLVGLSILMEPILKMIPMSALFGIFLYMGVTSLNGIQLWDRILLLLIPKKYHPEPYATRVSTGRMHLFTTIQVVCLAVLWIVKSSPVSLALPFILILTIPIRMFMTGRLFTEQEMKCLDADDAKVTFDEEPGQDVYCESQMPL, from the exons ATGAAGGACCAGAAGCAGCAGACCTACTGGCAGGAGACGGGCCGATGGATGGGCTACGAGGAGAGCTTCGACCCCCAGACCGGGGTGTGGGTGTCTTCGAGCATCTCCTACCTCACCTTCAAGAGCCTCATCCAGCTCCGACGCACCATGAACACAG GCGTGACAGTTTTCGACTGTGAAGAGCAGACACTGGCCAGCATCGCAGAGAAGATGGTCAAAGAGATGGTTAAGAAGAAGGCGATAAGACCTGAAGACCAGGAGGGAGTGCTGAAATCTCTGCTTCAAAACCGCAG ccaatcagatgacCCGGAGAGCCAAGCCCTGACTGATGGGGTGGACCTGCAGAAGTTTTCAGTCAAGGACAAG AGGAATGAATCTGACGGTGTTGAGGCCTCCATGGTGCTAGTAG GAGCGTTGGACTTTCTGGAAAGGCCCACAGTCGCGTTTGTGCGTCTGAAGGAAGCAGTGGTACTCGACTCTGCCTTGGAGGCCCCAGTGCCCGTACGCTTTGTCTTTGCTCTGGTTGGCCCCACCAAGAGTGACATGGACTACCGCGAGACTGGCCGCGCTATGGCAGCACTAATGGCTGACAAA GTTTTCAATCAGGCAGCGTTTCAGGCAAAGAGCAACATTGAGCTGAAGTGCGCCTTGGACGACTTCATGGACTGCAGCATCGTCATCCCGCCCACAGAGATCCAGAACGAAGCGATGCTTAGCTCCATTATCAGCTTTCAGAAGAAGCTGCTGCAGGACAGATCCCAGTCCTATGATCCCATGCTCTGCCTGGACTCCAGACCTCGCAGGG TTTCCATCTTTACTGGTCCCCCACCTGAAGACCCCCTGTCCCGTACTGGTCAACCATTTGGCGGGATGATTCGAGATATAAAGAGGCGCTACCAGTACTACAAGAGTGACATCACAGATGCTCTTAACGCCCAGGTCCTTGCTGCCGTCATCTTCATCTACTTTGCCGCCCTCTCACCTGCCATCACCTTCGGGGGACTGCTGg CTGATAAGGTGGACAACATGATGGGCGTTTCAGAGCTTCTCATCTCCACCAGCATTCAGGGGATTATCTTCTGCTTCGTTGCTGCTCAGCCCATCCTGGTCATTGGTTTCTCCGGCCCTCTGTTAGTGTTTGAGGAGGCCTTCTTTGCCGTAAGTTATAACACTGAATCAT CCCAATATTTCTTTAATTCATTTGCTTGGTCAGAGTTCAACTCAACCCCAGTTTCCTTCATTCAGTTCTGCAAGTCCCAGGAAATTGAGTATATTGTGGGGAGAGTGTGGGTTGGAGTGTGGCTGGTCATCATTGTGGTGATCGTTGTGGCCTTTGAGGGCAGCTTCCTGGTGCGTTTCATCTCCCGCTTCACCCAGGAAATCTTCTCCATCCTCATCTCCCTCATCTTCATCTATGAAACCTTTGCCAAGCTAGGCAGG ATCTTTAAGGCTCATCCGCTGATTCTGAATTACGATCATCTGAATGCAACTCTAGAAAATCCCTGGCACCCAAAGGTGGAAGAGCTGGTCCTGTTTGACAATGTTACTGGCAACGCCACTATTGTTGTCAAAGCTATTAAGCCACCTTACCCCAACACAGCACTGCTCTCCATGTGCCTCATGTTTGGATGCTTCTTAATTGCTTTCTTCCTGCGCCAGTTCAAGAATGGCACTTTTCTTCCTGGGAAG GTCAGACGTTTGCTTGGTGACTTTGGTGTGCCCATTGCCATTTTCCTCATGATTGTTGTGGACTACAACATTGATGATACCTACACTCAG AAACTAGTGGTTCCCAAAGGTCTGATGGTGTCCAACCCATCCAAAAGAGGCTGGCTCATCAACCCCTTCGGAGAGCACAAGACACTACCTGTGTGGGTGATGTTTGCATGCTGTGTCCCCGCCTTGCTCGTCTTCattctgatctttctggagtCTCAGATCACAAC TCTGATTGTGAGTAAGCCTGAGAGGAAGATGGTCAAAGGTTCTGGGTTCCACTTTGACTTGCTGGTTTTAGTCGGCATGGGAGGGCTCAGTGCAATATTTGGTGTGCCGTGGCTCAGTGCTGCCACGGTGCGAACTGTCACCCACGCCAACGCCCTCACCGTCATGAGCAAAGGACCAAAGCCTGTGATTGAGAAGGTGATGGAGCAGAGGATCAGTGGCATTTTGGTGGCGTTGCTGGTTG GGCTGTCAATTCTGATGGAGCCAATCCTAAAGATGATTCCCATGTCGGCCTTGTTTGGGATCTTTCTCTACATGGGAGTAACGTCACTCAATGGCATCCAGCTGTGGGATCGTATACTGCTTCTGCTCATCCCTAAGAAATACCACCCTGAACCCTACGCCACCAGA GTGAGCACAGGACGAATGCACTTGTTCACAACCATCCAGGTAGTGTGCCTTGCAGTTTTGTGGATTGTTAAGTCCAGTCCAGTATCCCTCGCACTTCCTTTCATACTCATCCTCACCATCCCTATACGCATGTTTATGACCGGGCGTCTCTTCACTgaacaggaaatgaaatgt TTGGATGCTGATGATGCCAAAGTGACATTCGACGAGGAGCCGGGGCAGGATGTATACTGTGAATCTCAGATGCCATTGTAG